In Ananas comosus cultivar F153 linkage group 14, ASM154086v1, whole genome shotgun sequence, the genomic stretch CCTAGAAGCGTCGGTGGATGCTCCtctcctcctactcctcctcCACCTTCACCTCCGGAGCTTAAATCCATGGACACCTCCGCTGGGGGGTCGGAGCCCCGAGAAGCCCCAAAGGAAGCGGAgaagccgaatatcgagccgttGCGGCTTCCAACGGTCGAGGAAATGCGGGGCCAGGATATATGGAACAATTGCGCCGTTCGGAGCGTCGTTAGTGGGATCATgggtataatttttaatctgtTATTGCTATTTATTGTTGCTATTATAATCGTTGGTGTAGTTGTTGAgttattaatttagttttattacaaatttttagttattttgtAATTAGTTTCGTagaggggagaggagagaaTAGGGATCTGGAATGTTTAGATCTTAGTTGTTTCTTTAAATGTTAGTGttaattttcagttgaaaaacCCCAATTAGAATTtgcttttgttattatttttgtaatgtTTGATAGAGGCAAGCAATGTATAGACATTATCTGAGCTGCAGCGCATTTTTGAAATGGTCTTTTTGTTGTTTACTAATCTCAAATTTTACATGGTTTAATGCATTGGCGAATGGATAATAGTGTTTGTTCACTTAACACCCTTGCTCCAAAGCAgggtttgaagttttccccaaaACTCCTTTTTGGCTCCGGTGGATGCTGATCTTAAACAAGGGTTTGAGAGCATTCCAAGTGAAAAAACTTCCAATTTCAGTTCTAATGCGTTTGAAAATGCTCAATTTAGTGCTTTTAGACATCATTCTAACAATTGTATGGAAGCATTCGCCTAGTTTTAGAATATTGATCCAACTTGATTAGAGCTTAtaggaactaaattttatagatcTGTACATAGATGGCAATGTGAAAGTTGGGTTTATCATATAGGCCTATTTTGGAAATGTGGTGGCTAAAAGCACTTTTTTATACTATGGAagatctgaaaaaaaaattcaatagtgCTTTCAATCTTTCCTTCTCCAATGCTTAAAAATTGCGGTTGTAACTACCACCAGAGAAGCATGTGGGTTGCAACCGAAGAAGCATGTAGCCACATGCTTCTCCAGTGACGGTTGCAACCGTAATTTCATAgtgtaaaagaaagaaagattgaaagcactttaaaaatttttgtgtcttttatagtataaaatgGTGTTTTTAGCCATCACACTACCATACTAAGCCTTAGAAAAAACCATAGAGTTTTTATATTCCAATTCTcgtatttatttgatttgtttgaATACCTTTTAACACATATCCTGAGCCAAAAATTGAAACGGTGCAATTCTATTCTGGAGCCAACCCGAGTTAATGAACCATGCTTTAAAGATGTGAAAGTGCTTTAAAGATGTGAAAGTTATGTCCTCTAATTACTCTTGTATACCTAGAATTAGCAGAATTATTTTtgccatttttattttttaacaggaGGTGGTCTTGGTCTGTTCATGGGCTTGTTATTTGGAGCTTTGGACAATCCACTTATGCAGGAGCAGATGACTGCAAGACAACAATTCATTTATACAGCTAAGCAGATGGGCAGGAGAAGTTGGAGCTCCGCAAAAACTTTTGCTTTTATGGGTTTGATATTCTCCGCTGCTGAATGTGTTGTAGAGAAGGTAAAATGAAGACAGAACCAAAAGATGCTCATActacctttttctttcttgggggctttacatatatatttgtgCAAAATCTGTCTATGTACATGTGTAAAACCTGAGTTTTCATACGCTCC encodes the following:
- the LOC109720471 gene encoding mitochondrial import inner membrane translocase subunit TIM22-4, with translation MDTSAGGSEPREAPKEAEKPNIEPLRLPTVEEMRGQDIWNNCAVRSVVSGIMGGGLGLFMGLLFGALDNPLMQEQMTARQQFIYTAKQMGRRSWSSAKTFAFMGLIFSAAECVVEKARAKHDTTNTVVAGCVTGGALSAKGGPKAACAGCAGFAAFSVVIEKFLDRHG